Proteins encoded together in one Prunus dulcis chromosome 3, ALMONDv2, whole genome shotgun sequence window:
- the LOC117622439 gene encoding ubiquitin-conjugating enzyme E2 36-like isoform X2 has product MANSNLPRRIIKETQRLLSEPGGVFKLELFLPEEYPMAPPKVRFLTKIYHPNIDKLGRICLDILKDKWSPALQIRTVLLSIQALLSAPNPDDPLSENIAKHWKTNEAEAVETAKEWTRLYASGE; this is encoded by the exons ATGGCGAACAGTAATCTCCCTCGAAGAATTATCAAG GAGACGCAGAGGCTTCTCAGTGAAccag GTGGGGTTTTCAAGTTGGAATTGTTTTTGCCCGAAGAATATCCAATGGCACCTCCCAAG GTTCGTTTCCTCACCAAAATATATCATCCCAACATTGATAAG CTTGGGAGGATATGCCTTGATATCCTGAAGGACAAATGGAGTCCAGCCCTCCAAATCCGAACAGTATTGCTGAG CATCCAAGCACTTCTGAGTGCTCCAAACCCGGATGATCCACTTTCCGAGAACATTGCAAAGCACTGGAAGACAAATGAAGCAGAAGCTGTTGAAACAG CAAAGGAGTGGACCCGTTTGTATGCAAGTGGTGAATAA
- the LOC117622439 gene encoding ubiquitin-conjugating enzyme E2 36-like isoform X1, which produces MANSNLPRRIIKETQRLLSEPAPGISASPSEENMRYFNVMILGPAQSPYEGGVFKLELFLPEEYPMAPPKVRFLTKIYHPNIDKLGRICLDILKDKWSPALQIRTVLLSIQALLSAPNPDDPLSENIAKHWKTNEAEAVETAKEWTRLYASGE; this is translated from the exons ATGGCGAACAGTAATCTCCCTCGAAGAATTATCAAG GAGACGCAGAGGCTTCTCAGTGAAccag CTCCGGGCATTAGTGCTTCTCCTTCAGAAGAAAACATGCGATATTTTAACGTAATGATTCTTGGTCCAGCTCAATCTCCTTATGAAG GTGGGGTTTTCAAGTTGGAATTGTTTTTGCCCGAAGAATATCCAATGGCACCTCCCAAG GTTCGTTTCCTCACCAAAATATATCATCCCAACATTGATAAG CTTGGGAGGATATGCCTTGATATCCTGAAGGACAAATGGAGTCCAGCCCTCCAAATCCGAACAGTATTGCTGAG CATCCAAGCACTTCTGAGTGCTCCAAACCCGGATGATCCACTTTCCGAGAACATTGCAAAGCACTGGAAGACAAATGAAGCAGAAGCTGTTGAAACAG CAAAGGAGTGGACCCGTTTGTATGCAAGTGGTGAATAA
- the LOC117622956 gene encoding uncharacterized protein LOC117622956 gives MAMVSVSKVKTRGPNHKISLEDYLLLIQSHSNLHLTASDLNQILGMHGYRKIHGLNKQRLIDAVSSMSLVQPARSTLKDGISPFAITAPEDVIAALDVLNWKECCVTSIETLSSSKHAHCSPPLTSPCSDVAKHNKHQQSSPLPLNSVAYGVVSALDGASLSSGASETTHPAKESVQERKRKRSPSCGGGANSTALACVSYEAC, from the exons ATGGCGATGGTGAGTGTGAGCAAAGTGAAAACGAGAGGCCCCAACCACAAGATATCTCTGGAAGATTACCTTCTTCTCATTCAGTCTCACTCCAACCTCCATCTCACCGCATCAGATCTCAATcag ATCCTCGGCATGCACGGGTACAGGAAAATCCACGGACTCAACAAG CAACGTCTGATCGACGCCGTGAGCTCAATGTCCCTGGTCCAGCCGGCTCGCTCTACGCTCAAAGACGGCATCTCGCCGTTTGCAATCACGGCACCGGAGGACGTCATCGCCGCCCTCGACGTGCTCAACTGGAAAGAGTGCTGCGTCACCTCCATTGAAACCCTAAGCTCATCGAAACACGCCCACTGCTCTCCTCCTCTTACAAGCCCCTGCTCCGACGTCGCCAAGCACAACAAGCATCAGCAATCGTCGCCCTTACCCCTGAATTCGGTAGCCTACGGCGTCGTTTCCGCTCTGGACGGTGCTTCCTTGTCCTCTGGGGCTTCTGAGACCACTCATCCGGCGAAGGAGTCGGTTCaggagagaaagaggaagaggtCGCCGAGTTGCGGCGGTGGCGCCAATTCTACTGCTTTGGCCTGCGTTTCGTACGAAGCGTGCTGA